The Mesotoga sp. UBA6090 DNA window CCGCATTTCTCAGCACATCATGAAAATCAGTTACCATGTCTCTCTTAGTGGCTACTCCAAATGAGACACTAGCTTCCACGGCGAAACAGTCTATCTTGCTCAGATTTTTCTCGATTCTTGAAACGATTTCCTCTGCCATTTCGGTGTCTGTTCTCAGAAGAAGGACAACAAACTCATCTCCACCCCATCGAACAACTAGATCCTCGTGCCTGCAGGATTCCTTGATTGTGCGAGATATTGTCTTCAGATAATCGTCGCCGTAGAAATGGCCGAAACGGTCGTTCAAACCCTTCAGCCCGTTTACATCCGCGAAAATTACGGAAATCGGAAGATTTCTCGAAGTGTCTACTCTGGATACTTCCTCATCTAAGAAGGTCCTGTTGTAAAGACCAGTCAGCGAATCGTGGAAAGCAAGGAACTGTATTTCTCTAGTCTTCTTGATCTTTTCAAAGGCTCCAAGAGCATGAAGCATCAACAACTCGGCAAGCTCTGCATCTTCATGTTTAAAGCTCACGGACTCAACTGTGACTGTTTGAAAAACGCCGAAATCGCCGATGGGAACACTAAGTACAGCCTTGATCCTATTGCTTGAAGGTATTGCATCGATTTCCTTCGAAACGTCATCGACTATTATCGTTTTCCCGGTCTTCAAAGTCTTTCCAGCAATTCCCTCGTACTTTGGAACCCTTGAATTGACTTCGATGTTGTTCGAGTTTCTCTTTGCGACAAGATAGTCTCCTTCGACAATGTCAAGACTGTAATAGTCGAAGCTGAGAATTTCGGTGGCCGCTCTAACTATGAGATCATAGACTTCCTCTTCTTCTGTGCAGCTCTCCATCTTGAAGGCAATATCGTGGAGACTTCTTATCTTGTCCCTGAGGCGCTCGTTTTCAGTTGCCTTCTTCTCAAGCTCCTCGGTTCTTGCCTTGACACGTACTTTAAGAGTGTGATTCCAGAACCAGAGGACAAACAGACCAATGGCAAAGAAAACGACAATTCCTGCGGTCACCAGCAGATTCCTCTTATTCTGTTCGAACCAGTTTGCCGAGCCAAACCACTTCTCGAAAATCATGCCGTATTCCCCGCTCTCTCTTACAAGTAGGAGGCCCTTATTCAGCTTATTGAGAAGAGCGAAGTCGTCTTTTGCCGTTGCGAAAGCGTAATCTCTATCGAAGACCATGATGCTTGAAGCTTCAAGATTATCGATCTTGTTCTCCTTGGCAAAGTAGAGACATTGGTACTTCTCGAAGAGACCATAATCTCCCTTACCGGATGAGAGAAACTTGAGTCCTTCAAGTGGAGAATCAACCGCGACAATCTCATCGGTTATAGAGTTCTCCAGGAGATAGTCGTGCATGACACCGTTCCTTTGTACGACAATTTCCCCTCCTCTCAGATCATCTACGGTAGGCTCTTTGGAACCTTTTCTGTAAAAGATCGCCATGTGCAGAGTATTGTGGGGAATCGAAAAACCGTATATCTTTTGCCGTTCG harbors:
- a CDS encoding diguanylate cyclase, giving the protein MKNRKTFLSLVLILLCVFVFADKLTFGGDNAYPPYEFVDENGEHTGFNVDLMKAVSRVAELDIEIELGEWNLVVEKFKSGELDGLIGMAVTPERQKIYGFSIPHNTLHMAIFYRKGSKEPTVDDLRGGEIVVQRNGVMHDYLLENSITDEIVAVDSPLEGLKFLSSGKGDYGLFEKYQCLYFAKENKIDNLEASSIMVFDRDYAFATAKDDFALLNKLNKGLLLVRESGEYGMIFEKWFGSANWFEQNKRNLLVTAGIVVFFAIGLFVLWFWNHTLKVRVKARTEELEKKATENERLRDKIRSLHDIAFKMESCTEEEEVYDLIVRAATEILSFDYYSLDIVEGDYLVAKRNSNNIEVNSRVPKYEGIAGKTLKTGKTIIVDDVSKEIDAIPSSNRIKAVLSVPIGDFGVFQTVTVESVSFKHEDAELAELLMLHALGAFEKIKKTREIQFLAFHDSLTGLYNRTFLDEEVSRVDTSRNLPISVIFADVNGLKGLNDRFGHFYGDDYLKTISRTIKESCRHEDLVVRWGGDEFVVLLLRTDTEMAEEIVSRIEKNLSKIDCFAVEASVSFGVATKRDMVTDFHDVLRNAELAMYSKKRELRR